The Trichosurus vulpecula isolate mTriVul1 chromosome 3, mTriVul1.pri, whole genome shotgun sequence genome includes a window with the following:
- the SDC1 gene encoding syndecan-1, translating to MPGVAAALLGLCALALCGQPALSQTMGTNTPPEDLDGSGDDDDAFSGSGAGALLETSVLDPRLISRKTTVLTTTLTAAPAGPTHTSPGEASPTGQETSGEASVLLAGRGPEAEPAPNHEPTHSSPAVTLPPTTHHPLTVGVTVASDPGVVHPRVSATESPSSGDEGPSASVPPGNDQTDNGSSQHLGEESSGSGSDDFTFAPSGEKPIPSLEENKLHPEVLDSEATGASQSILDRKEVLGGVIAGGLVGLLFAVFLVGFMLYRMKKKDEGSYSLEEPKQANGGAYQKPQRQEEFYA from the exons CAGACCATGGGGACAAACACTCCACCAGAGGATCTCGATGGTtctggtgatgatgacgatgcaTTCTCGGGCTCTGGGGCAG GGGCCTTGCTGGAGACGTCAGTTTTGGACCCGAGACTCATATCGAGGAAGACGACAGTGCTCACCACGACCTTGACCGCTGCTCCTGCTGGGCCCACACACACCAGCCCAGGGGAAGCATCCCCAACTGGACAAGAAACCTCAGGAGAGGCATCTGTGCTCCTGGCTGGAAGGGGGCCTGAGGCAGAGCCTGCCCCCAACCATGAGCCCACCCACTCATCTCCTGCAGTGACACTCCCTCCCACCACCCACCATCCTTTGACAGTGGGAGTGACCGTGGCCTCAGATCCTGGTGTGGTGCACCCAAGGGTGTCTGCAACCGAGTCCCCGAGCTCTGGAGATGAAGGCCCCTCGGCCAGTGTTCCTCCAGGGAACGACCAGACAGACAATGGCTCAAGTCAGCATCTAGGAGAGGAGAGCTCAGGAAGTGGG AGTGATGACTTCACCTTTGCCCCCTCCGGAGAGAAACCTATCCCGTCACTGGAGGAGAACAAACTTCACCCAGAGGTGTTGGACTCTGAGGCCACAGGAGCCTCGCAGAGCATCCTGGACCGGAAGGAGGTTTTAGGAG GAGTCATCGCCGGCGGCCTCGTGGGCCTGCTCTTTGCTGTCTTCCTGGTGGGATTCATGCTGTACCGGATGAAGAAGAAAGATGAAGGCAGCTATTCCTTGGAGGAGCCAAAGCAGGCCAATGGCGGTGCCTACCAGAAGCCTCAGCGGCAGGAAGAGTTCTATGCTTGA